The Saccharopolyspora gloriosae genome has a segment encoding these proteins:
- a CDS encoding LysR substrate-binding domain-containing protein — protein sequence MGLDLRKLEHLVAVAEEGGFTRAATRLHLSQQALSTSVRSLEREVGVPLLRRDAAGVTPLPAGQALIDDARILNGIARSALHRARRIGRGGSETLRIGHTPAVTSDEVTALVHTALAELPGLHTDVHQHYPPRLTDDLLSGEIDLGLCRGIRPEHGLTRSTLTQDRLAVAVAVDHHLAGREHVQLTELARERLVVWGDPGRSGYTDLLLDHCRQAGFEPDYLRNPIQGTPPVTAVIGTDCVALVTAPPGPAAGGRTQVVELRPTLLAPLHALWPAHINHATRDAFLRATGG from the coding sequence GTGGGCCTGGACCTGCGCAAGCTGGAGCACCTGGTCGCCGTCGCCGAAGAGGGCGGTTTCACCCGCGCGGCGACCAGGCTGCACCTGTCCCAGCAGGCGCTGAGCACCTCCGTGCGCAGCCTCGAACGCGAGGTCGGCGTCCCGCTGCTGCGCCGCGACGCCGCCGGCGTCACCCCGCTACCCGCCGGGCAGGCGCTCATCGACGACGCCCGCATCCTCAACGGCATCGCCCGCTCGGCGCTGCACCGGGCACGCCGCATCGGCCGAGGCGGCTCCGAGACGCTGCGCATCGGGCACACCCCGGCGGTGACCAGCGACGAGGTCACCGCACTCGTGCACACCGCGCTGGCGGAGCTGCCCGGTCTGCACACCGACGTGCACCAGCACTACCCGCCGCGGCTGACCGATGACCTGCTCAGCGGCGAGATCGACCTCGGCCTCTGCCGCGGCATCCGACCCGAGCACGGGCTGACCCGCAGCACCCTCACCCAGGACCGGCTGGCCGTCGCCGTCGCCGTGGACCACCACCTCGCCGGGCGGGAACACGTGCAGCTGACCGAGCTGGCCCGCGAACGCCTCGTGGTCTGGGGAGATCCCGGCCGGTCCGGCTACACCGACCTGTTGCTCGACCACTGCCGCCAAGCCGGGTTCGAACCGGACTACCTGCGCAATCCGATCCAGGGCACTCCACCGGTCACGGCCGTGATCGGGACCGACTGCGTCGCACTGGTGACCGCACCTCCAGGGCCGGCCGCGGGCGGGAGAACCCAGGTCGTCGAGCTGCGCCCGACGCTGCTCGCCCCGCTGCACGCGCTGTGGCCCGCGCACATCAACCACGCCACCCGCGACGCCTTCCTCCGCGCCACCGGCGGCTGA
- a CDS encoding MGDG synthase family glycosyltransferase has product MTQPPRRLLLVSATIGEGHNATARAVEEAARARWPECTVTWADALELMGSWVPRTFQRIYVTNVESTPWLYDFFYAALWRQRWFADGCRRFVGSWCGRRLRPLLAARRPDLIVSTYPLGTAGLDWLRRRGELDAPIAAVISDFAPHPFWVYSEIDLHYVMSENGLRAAHRAQPRSVHAVSAPPVETRFRPREKSAARRDCGLPTEGRILLISCGSLGFGSVERAADAALRTGIDHVVVLCGHNEPLLRRLRDRAEQDARLIPLSWVRDVPAYTAAADVVVTNAGGATALEALACGRPVLMVEPIAGHGRANARLMAEAGLAELCEDGDALTRTLHLLITEPAALRDAEQRVLDHLAATGRFADQVAELAHLRVPSKPRRLRGQDAFFVHADTPVVPQQTGAVLSLSTTDRAMTTADWIDHLGRLISTRAPDLPMLRHRLSTPPGHRPYWVPVREFTVSEHLSHHELRTADPAEREKVEREFFTAPLRRDRPPWSMKLVRRPGAELVTILVKMHHALGDGLVMTSSLLRLLADSPPQAPAPVVPVPSHPRRAAAVLRGLLSLAATSTAPTATRGSSTSARRFAWLELPAEEVRACAAAHRVSRSALLLATLAEALHRLDENNTTQHSIRAMVPRSTGEGNDEFGNHTAGVPVDLPLGQMVPRRRLNEVAARLAHSQGHGRPAAAAAVLRALAALPAPLHAEAVRATYRARFFRTIVSIMPGGFDTTLVAGAPLHTVHPVLPLADGVGLAVGMFHWNERTGIGVTTDPGLFADVDELADQLRHAFTALRDAEPADVGS; this is encoded by the coding sequence GTGACTCAGCCGCCACGCCGCCTGTTGCTGGTCAGCGCCACCATCGGCGAAGGGCACAACGCCACCGCACGAGCAGTCGAAGAAGCGGCCCGCGCCCGTTGGCCGGAGTGCACGGTGACGTGGGCGGACGCGTTGGAGCTGATGGGCTCCTGGGTGCCCCGGACGTTCCAGCGCATCTACGTGACCAACGTCGAGTCGACGCCGTGGCTCTACGACTTCTTCTACGCGGCGCTGTGGCGGCAGCGCTGGTTCGCCGACGGCTGCCGCCGCTTCGTGGGCTCCTGGTGCGGGCGGCGGCTGCGCCCGCTGCTGGCGGCGCGGCGCCCGGACCTGATCGTCTCGACATATCCGCTGGGCACCGCAGGATTGGACTGGCTGCGCCGACGAGGTGAGCTGGACGCGCCGATCGCGGCGGTGATCTCCGACTTCGCCCCGCACCCGTTCTGGGTGTACTCCGAGATCGACCTGCACTACGTGATGAGCGAGAACGGGCTGCGTGCCGCACATCGCGCGCAACCCCGCTCGGTGCACGCCGTGAGCGCCCCACCCGTGGAGACCCGGTTCCGCCCGCGCGAGAAGTCCGCCGCACGCCGGGACTGCGGGCTGCCCACCGAGGGCCGGATCCTGCTGATCTCCTGCGGCTCACTGGGTTTCGGTTCCGTCGAACGCGCCGCCGACGCCGCGCTGCGCACCGGGATCGACCACGTGGTCGTGCTGTGCGGCCACAATGAGCCGCTGCTGCGCCGGCTGCGGGACCGCGCGGAGCAGGACGCGCGCCTGATCCCGCTGAGCTGGGTGCGGGACGTGCCCGCCTACACGGCGGCGGCCGACGTGGTGGTGACCAACGCGGGCGGTGCGACCGCGCTGGAAGCACTCGCCTGCGGACGCCCGGTCCTGATGGTGGAGCCCATCGCCGGGCACGGCCGCGCCAACGCCCGACTGATGGCCGAGGCGGGGCTGGCCGAGCTGTGCGAAGACGGGGACGCGCTGACCCGGACGCTGCACCTGCTGATCACCGAACCGGCGGCACTGCGCGACGCCGAGCAGCGCGTGCTCGACCACCTCGCCGCCACCGGCCGGTTCGCGGACCAGGTCGCCGAACTCGCGCACCTGCGAGTGCCGTCGAAACCTCGGCGGCTACGCGGTCAGGACGCGTTCTTCGTGCACGCCGACACCCCGGTCGTTCCCCAGCAGACCGGCGCCGTCCTGTCGCTGAGCACCACGGACCGGGCAATGACGACCGCCGACTGGATCGACCACCTCGGCCGCCTGATCAGCACCAGGGCACCGGACCTGCCGATGCTGCGTCACCGCCTGAGCACGCCGCCCGGCCACCGGCCGTACTGGGTCCCGGTCCGGGAGTTCACCGTCTCCGAGCACCTGAGCCACCACGAACTGCGCACTGCCGACCCCGCCGAACGGGAGAAGGTCGAACGCGAGTTCTTCACGGCTCCGTTGCGCCGCGACCGCCCGCCCTGGTCGATGAAACTGGTCCGCCGTCCGGGCGCCGAGCTGGTGACGATCCTGGTCAAAATGCATCACGCGCTGGGCGACGGGCTGGTCATGACGTCCTCGCTGCTGCGGCTCCTCGCCGACTCACCACCGCAGGCCCCCGCTCCCGTCGTCCCGGTGCCGTCACATCCGCGCCGCGCCGCGGCGGTGCTGCGCGGCCTGCTCAGCCTCGCCGCGACGAGCACCGCGCCCACCGCGACGCGGGGAAGCAGTACCTCCGCCCGCCGATTCGCGTGGCTGGAGCTGCCCGCCGAGGAGGTACGAGCATGCGCCGCCGCGCATCGGGTCAGTCGCAGCGCGCTGCTGCTGGCGACACTGGCCGAAGCGCTGCACCGGCTCGATGAGAACAACACGACGCAGCATTCGATCCGCGCGATGGTGCCGCGCAGCACCGGCGAGGGCAACGACGAGTTCGGCAATCACACGGCCGGAGTGCCGGTCGACCTCCCGCTGGGGCAGATGGTTCCCAGGCGCCGTCTCAACGAGGTCGCGGCCCGGCTCGCCCACTCCCAGGGGCACGGGCGCCCCGCCGCGGCCGCGGCCGTGCTCCGGGCGCTCGCCGCGCTGCCCGCTCCGCTGCACGCCGAAGCGGTGCGCGCGACGTACCGCGCGCGCTTCTTCCGGACCATCGTCTCGATCATGCCCGGCGGCTTCGACACGACGCTGGTCGCCGGGGCACCGTTGCACACGGTGCATCCCGTGCTGCCGTTGGCCGACGGAGTGGGGCTGGCCGTCGGCATGTTCCATTGGAACGAGCGCACCGGCATCGGCGTCACCACCGACCCCGGGTTGTTCGCGGACGTGGACGAGCTCGCCGACCAACTCCGGCACGCGTTCACCGCGCTGCGCGACGCCGAGCCGGCGGACGTGGGCTCGTGA
- a CDS encoding DMT family transporter, translating into MSSTGTMLGVAVPAAVLGAAGFGLASAVQQRATKQVPTSRTLDPRLLWDLVRKPIWVLSIGTVLAGLALQMVALAFGPLVLVQPLLVTSVLFGAVFAAGMAHRKLDRVLVLGALAVMAGLAVFLLLARPAGEGTGFTASADVRPLAVLLAVVVVGCVLAANRFPGEVRVLSLALATGVLYGVTAGLIKVVAEQLRHGGIAEPFTQPSLYVVCALGPVGFLLSQNTFQQGKFISPALAVITAVDPLVGMAIGVSWLGERIETSPPALVGQAFAAMALLVGIWVLTHRGEHLRRVAEMRAG; encoded by the coding sequence GTGAGCTCGACGGGCACGATGCTGGGCGTGGCGGTGCCCGCCGCCGTGCTCGGCGCGGCCGGGTTCGGCCTGGCCAGCGCCGTGCAGCAGCGGGCGACCAAGCAGGTGCCCACCAGCCGCACGCTGGATCCCCGGCTGCTGTGGGATCTGGTGCGCAAGCCGATCTGGGTGCTCAGCATCGGGACCGTCCTGGCGGGCCTCGCGCTGCAGATGGTGGCGCTCGCGTTCGGGCCGCTGGTCCTGGTGCAGCCGCTGCTGGTGACCTCGGTGCTGTTCGGGGCGGTGTTCGCGGCGGGCATGGCGCACCGCAAGCTCGACCGGGTCCTGGTGCTCGGCGCGCTGGCCGTGATGGCGGGACTGGCCGTGTTCCTGCTGCTGGCCCGCCCCGCGGGTGAGGGCACCGGGTTCACGGCATCGGCCGACGTCCGGCCGCTGGCGGTGCTGCTGGCAGTGGTCGTGGTGGGGTGCGTGCTGGCCGCGAACCGGTTCCCCGGCGAGGTGCGGGTGCTGTCGCTCGCCCTGGCCACCGGCGTCCTCTACGGCGTCACCGCGGGCCTGATCAAGGTCGTCGCCGAACAACTCCGCCACGGCGGCATCGCCGAACCGTTCACTCAGCCGAGCCTCTACGTCGTGTGCGCGCTGGGGCCGGTGGGGTTCCTGCTGAGCCAGAACACCTTCCAGCAGGGCAAGTTCATCTCCCCCGCGCTGGCGGTCATCACCGCGGTCGATCCGCTGGTGGGCATGGCGATCGGAGTGAGCTGGCTCGGCGAGCGCATCGAGACCTCACCACCCGCGCTGGTGGGGCAGGCCTTCGCCGCGATGGCGTTGCTGGTGGGGATCTGGGTGCTGACCCATCGCGGCGAGCACCTGAGACGGGTCGCGGAGATGCGCGCCGGATGA
- a CDS encoding SDR family oxidoreductase, with translation MTWHSALVTGGSSGIGAALALELGSMGCEPVLVGRDAERLATVARRSGGRPLVADLTDPAGLDRAATAAADTDLVINNAGFGCAAPLSAMSGRLVDELIALNLTAPLQLTRAALPDLARRGGQVGFVSSIAVVGVREEAVYAATKAGLRAFAASVAHEGVPVTTVFPGVVNTRFFDRRGPCTRRRPRPVPPERVAHVLLRALAEGTSEVFVPSWLGLAARAHGALPGTFHRLARRFG, from the coding sequence ATGACGTGGCACAGCGCCCTGGTGACCGGCGGTTCCTCCGGCATCGGCGCCGCGCTCGCGTTGGAGCTGGGCTCGATGGGGTGCGAGCCGGTGCTGGTCGGCCGCGACGCCGAGCGGCTCGCCACCGTCGCCCGCCGCAGCGGTGGCCGCCCGCTGGTGGCGGATCTGACCGATCCCGCCGGGCTGGACCGGGCGGCCACGGCCGCCGCCGACACCGACCTCGTGATCAACAACGCCGGATTCGGCTGCGCGGCACCGCTATCGGCGATGTCGGGCCGGCTCGTGGACGAGCTGATCGCGCTGAACCTCACCGCCCCGCTGCAGCTGACCCGCGCGGCGCTGCCCGATCTGGCGCGGCGCGGCGGTCAGGTCGGATTCGTCTCGTCCATCGCCGTGGTGGGCGTGCGGGAGGAGGCGGTGTACGCGGCGACGAAAGCGGGGCTGCGCGCCTTCGCCGCCAGCGTGGCCCACGAAGGTGTACCGGTGACGACCGTGTTCCCCGGCGTGGTGAACACCCGCTTCTTCGATCGGCGCGGCCCCTGCACTCGCCGCCGTCCCCGTCCCGTGCCGCCGGAGCGGGTGGCGCACGTGTTGCTGCGAGCGCTGGCGGAGGGGACCTCCGAGGTGTTCGTACCGAGTTGGCTGGGTCTCGCCGCCCGCGCGCACGGCGCGCTGCCGGGAACGTTCCACCGGTTGGCTCGACGCTTCGGCTGA
- a CDS encoding VC0807 family protein — translation MQKPSQVVHLDALPSHLWHAAKHLGETVIAPLVLFYVLFTFTGLTGGLIAALVWGLGAVAVRLALRVQVPLVLMLTTGVLVVRTIVGFVTNSSFLYFLEPSLQNFLVALLFLGSLLFERTLIAKLADDFCILPPSLIGHARVQRFFRRVSLLWALVFTINGFTTLWALAQATIGHFLLASTAGSFSLVAVAAVGSIWWLRRELHGEGITLRFARRAPA, via the coding sequence ATGCAGAAGCCATCGCAGGTCGTGCACCTCGACGCGCTCCCATCGCACCTGTGGCACGCCGCCAAGCACCTGGGCGAGACGGTCATCGCACCGCTGGTGCTCTTCTACGTCCTGTTCACCTTCACCGGACTGACCGGCGGTCTGATCGCCGCGCTCGTCTGGGGCCTGGGGGCCGTCGCGGTCCGGCTCGCGCTGCGGGTGCAGGTGCCCTTGGTGCTGATGTTGACCACCGGGGTGCTGGTGGTGCGCACGATCGTGGGCTTCGTGACGAACAGCTCTTTCCTGTACTTCTTGGAACCCAGCCTGCAGAACTTCCTCGTCGCACTGCTGTTCCTCGGCTCGCTGCTGTTCGAGCGGACGTTGATCGCGAAGCTCGCCGACGACTTCTGCATCCTGCCGCCATCGCTGATCGGTCACGCCAGGGTCCAGCGGTTCTTCCGCCGGGTCTCGCTGCTGTGGGCGCTGGTGTTCACGATCAACGGGTTCACCACGCTGTGGGCGCTGGCGCAGGCGACCATCGGGCACTTCCTGCTGGCCAGCACCGCCGGTTCGTTCAGCCTGGTCGCGGTCGCCGCCGTCGGCTCCATCTGGTGGCTGCGCAGGGAACTGCACGGCGAGGGCATCACGCTGCGCTTCGCCCGCCGGGCACCGGCCTGA
- the hpnH gene encoding adenosyl-hopene transferase HpnH: MGIPMRQAIRVGSYLVRQKIARREKFALTLELEPLFACNLACAGCGKIQHPAGVLKQRMPVERALAAVEECGAPVVSIAGGEPLMHPEIDVLVAELVRRKKFVYLCTNALLMPRKIDKFSPSPYFSWAVHIDGLQERHDASVCKQGVFEQAVDNVKDAQRRGFRITTNSTFFSTDTPASVIEVLDYLNDELEVDQMMLSPAYAYDKAPDQEHFLGVAETRELFAKVFADGRRKKWRFNHSPRFLDFLEGKVDFGCTAWAIPSYSLYGWQRPCYLMGDGYAETYRELLEDTDWDSYGRGRDPRCANCMAHCGYEPTAVLATMGSLRESIRALNG, encoded by the coding sequence ATGGGCATTCCGATGCGGCAGGCCATTCGCGTCGGCTCCTATCTGGTGCGGCAGAAGATCGCGCGGCGGGAGAAGTTCGCGCTGACCCTGGAGTTGGAGCCGCTGTTCGCCTGCAACCTGGCCTGCGCGGGCTGCGGCAAGATCCAACACCCCGCCGGTGTGCTGAAGCAGCGGATGCCGGTGGAGCGCGCGCTGGCCGCCGTCGAGGAATGCGGCGCGCCGGTCGTCTCCATCGCCGGGGGAGAACCGCTGATGCACCCTGAGATCGACGTGCTCGTCGCCGAGCTCGTGCGCCGCAAGAAGTTCGTGTACCTGTGCACGAACGCGCTGCTGATGCCGCGCAAGATCGACAAGTTCAGCCCGTCGCCCTACTTCTCGTGGGCGGTGCACATCGACGGGCTCCAGGAGCGCCACGACGCGTCGGTGTGCAAGCAGGGCGTGTTCGAGCAGGCCGTGGACAACGTGAAGGACGCGCAGCGCCGCGGGTTCCGGATCACCACGAACAGCACTTTCTTCAGCACCGACACCCCGGCCTCGGTGATCGAGGTGCTGGACTACCTCAACGACGAACTCGAGGTGGACCAGATGATGCTCTCGCCCGCCTACGCCTACGACAAGGCGCCGGATCAAGAGCACTTCCTGGGGGTCGCCGAGACGCGGGAGCTGTTCGCGAAGGTGTTCGCCGACGGCAGGCGCAAGAAGTGGCGCTTCAACCACTCACCGAGGTTCCTGGACTTCCTCGAGGGCAAGGTCGACTTCGGCTGCACGGCGTGGGCGATCCCGTCGTACTCGCTCTACGGCTGGCAGCGCCCGTGCTATCTGATGGGCGACGGGTATGCGGAGACGTACCGGGAGCTGCTCGAGGACACCGACTGGGACTCCTACGGGCGCGGCCGGGATCCGCGGTGCGCCAACTGCATGGCGCATTGCGGTTACGAGCCCACCGCGGTACTGGCCACGATGGGTTCACTGCGTGAGTCGATACGTGCCCTGAACGGGTGA
- the shc gene encoding squalene--hopene cyclase codes for MVTEQLTRSGVEQQTLPDLPVGSGVRAHAALLAAREHLLSLQDDAGWWKGELQTNVTMDVEDLLMRQFLGIRTPEETTRAARWIRSQQREDGTWATFHGGPGDLSTTVEAYTALKLAGDPSDSEHMITARAWILANGGIEGTRVFTRIWLALFGEWSWDELPAMPPEVVLLGKSMPLNLADWACWARQTVVPLTVVCTLRPRRELGVSVSELRTGRSPRRSSGGWDRAFHALDAVLHRYQRRPVRALRELSMRRAAEWIVARQEADGSWGGIQPPWVYSLLALHLLGYPLEHPVLREGLAGLDGFLINELTSDGPVRRMEACQSPVWDTVLSVQALRDAGLPADHPALRCAADYLLDEEVRVTGDWSVRRPNLAPGGWAFEFENDGYPDTDDTAVALLALNRVEHTKPDAVRRALDRGVHWLRGMQSRDGGWGAFDADNTGKLVTRLPFCDFGEVIDPPSADVTAHVVEALSAVGHRDDPVVRAGVRWLLENQEADGSWFGRWGANHVYGTGAAVPALVEAGVPVNHPALRRAARWLEQHQNSDGGWGEDMRSYTDARWIGVGTSTASQTGWALMALLALGGHTGEAVRNGVEFLATTQRSDGTWDEPQYTGTGFPGDFLINYHLYRLIFPLTALGRYERAVGQ; via the coding sequence ATGGTGACCGAACAACTGACCCGATCCGGGGTCGAGCAGCAGACCCTTCCAGACCTGCCCGTGGGAAGCGGTGTCCGCGCGCACGCGGCGCTGCTGGCGGCCCGCGAGCACCTGCTGTCGCTGCAGGACGACGCCGGCTGGTGGAAGGGGGAGTTGCAGACCAACGTCACGATGGACGTCGAAGACCTGCTGATGCGGCAGTTCCTCGGCATCCGGACCCCCGAAGAGACCACGCGGGCCGCGCGCTGGATCCGGTCTCAGCAGCGGGAGGACGGAACCTGGGCGACCTTCCACGGCGGCCCCGGCGACCTCTCGACCACCGTTGAGGCGTACACGGCGCTCAAGCTCGCCGGGGACCCCTCGGACTCCGAGCACATGATCACTGCTCGGGCGTGGATCCTCGCCAACGGCGGCATCGAAGGAACCCGGGTGTTCACCCGGATCTGGCTGGCCCTGTTCGGCGAGTGGTCCTGGGACGAACTGCCCGCGATGCCGCCGGAAGTGGTGCTGCTGGGCAAATCCATGCCGCTGAACCTGGCCGACTGGGCGTGCTGGGCGCGGCAGACCGTGGTTCCGCTGACCGTGGTCTGCACCCTGCGGCCCCGCCGGGAGCTGGGCGTGAGCGTTTCGGAACTGCGCACCGGGCGCAGCCCGCGTCGGTCGTCGGGCGGCTGGGACCGGGCTTTCCACGCGCTCGACGCCGTGCTGCACCGCTACCAGCGACGGCCGGTGCGCGCTTTGCGGGAACTGTCGATGCGCCGCGCCGCCGAGTGGATCGTGGCCCGGCAGGAGGCCGACGGTTCGTGGGGCGGCATCCAGCCGCCGTGGGTGTACTCCCTGCTGGCGCTGCACCTGCTCGGCTACCCGCTGGAACATCCGGTGCTGCGCGAAGGGCTCGCGGGGCTCGACGGATTCCTCATCAACGAACTGACATCGGACGGGCCGGTGCGCCGGATGGAGGCGTGCCAGTCACCGGTGTGGGACACGGTGCTGAGCGTGCAGGCGTTGCGGGACGCGGGGCTGCCCGCCGATCATCCCGCGCTGCGCTGCGCGGCGGACTACCTGCTCGACGAGGAAGTCCGGGTCACCGGGGACTGGTCGGTGCGAAGGCCGAACCTGGCGCCCGGCGGGTGGGCCTTCGAGTTCGAGAACGACGGCTACCCCGACACCGACGACACCGCCGTCGCGCTGCTGGCGTTGAACCGGGTCGAGCACACCAAACCCGATGCGGTGCGCCGCGCCCTCGACCGCGGCGTGCACTGGCTTCGTGGCATGCAGTCCCGCGACGGCGGCTGGGGCGCGTTCGACGCCGACAACACCGGCAAGCTCGTCACGCGGCTGCCGTTCTGCGACTTCGGCGAGGTCATCGACCCGCCGTCGGCCGACGTCACCGCGCACGTCGTGGAGGCGCTGTCCGCGGTGGGACACCGGGACGATCCGGTGGTCCGCGCCGGCGTGCGATGGCTGCTGGAGAACCAGGAGGCCGATGGCTCGTGGTTCGGGCGCTGGGGCGCGAACCACGTGTACGGAACGGGTGCCGCGGTTCCCGCACTGGTCGAAGCCGGGGTGCCCGTGAACCATCCGGCGCTGCGCCGCGCCGCGCGGTGGCTCGAGCAGCACCAGAACTCCGACGGCGGATGGGGCGAGGACATGCGCTCCTACACCGATGCGCGCTGGATCGGCGTCGGCACCTCCACGGCCTCGCAGACCGGGTGGGCGCTGATGGCGTTGCTGGCCTTGGGCGGGCACACCGGGGAGGCGGTGCGCAACGGGGTGGAGTTCCTGGCCACCACGCAGCGCTCGGACGGGACCTGGGACGAGCCGCAGTACACCGGCACCGGATTCCCCGGCGACTTCCTGATCAACTACCACCTGTACCGGCTGATCTTCCCGCTCACCGCGCTCGGACGGTACGAGCGCGCGGTGGGGCAGTGA
- a CDS encoding polyprenyl synthetase family protein, protein MTLAVPNVLTTSRKQVEPALRAAVGALDEHTRRVCEYHFGWVHADGTPDGRTGKALRPALVFLTARAVSEEAPAPVRAAAAVELVHNFSLLHDDLMDDDASRRHRPTAWTVFGRPAALLAGDALLSLGTNVLVETPIPHAAESVRMLASATGGLIVGQAADLAFERRHDVGLAECLRMVEGKTAALLGGACALGALSAGGDAATVSRLHAFGMELGMAFQLVDDLLGLWGDPATTGKPVLSDLRARKKTAPIVRALTSGTSAGERLHRLYQEPGQLLGDRAELAADLVRQTGARDWAETECERRLTAAFAHLHTGGRTGPAVDALTELAEFIVRRQW, encoded by the coding sequence ATGACCCTTGCCGTGCCCAACGTGCTGACCACATCCCGCAAGCAGGTGGAGCCCGCGCTGCGCGCCGCCGTCGGTGCGCTCGACGAGCACACCCGGCGCGTCTGCGAATACCACTTCGGTTGGGTGCACGCCGATGGCACTCCGGACGGCCGCACCGGCAAAGCACTGCGCCCGGCGCTGGTCTTCCTCACCGCGCGCGCGGTGAGCGAAGAGGCGCCCGCCCCCGTGCGGGCGGCGGCCGCGGTCGAGCTCGTGCACAACTTCTCGCTGCTGCACGACGACCTGATGGACGACGACGCCTCCCGACGGCACCGGCCGACCGCGTGGACCGTGTTCGGCAGGCCCGCGGCGCTGCTGGCGGGGGACGCGCTGCTGTCGCTCGGCACGAACGTGCTGGTGGAAACGCCGATTCCGCACGCCGCCGAGTCGGTGCGGATGCTGGCCTCGGCGACCGGCGGCCTCATCGTCGGGCAGGCCGCCGACCTCGCATTCGAACGACGCCACGACGTCGGCCTCGCCGAATGCCTGCGGATGGTCGAAGGAAAGACCGCCGCGCTGCTCGGCGGTGCGTGTGCGCTCGGCGCGCTGTCCGCCGGAGGCGATGCGGCGACGGTGTCCCGGCTGCACGCCTTCGGAATGGAGCTGGGGATGGCCTTCCAGCTCGTCGACGACCTCCTCGGCCTGTGGGGAGATCCCGCGACCACCGGAAAACCGGTCCTGTCCGACCTGCGGGCGCGGAAGAAGACAGCGCCGATCGTGCGTGCACTCACCTCCGGCACCTCGGCGGGCGAGCGACTGCACCGGCTCTACCAGGAACCCGGGCAGCTGCTCGGGGACCGCGCCGAGCTGGCCGCCGACCTGGTGCGGCAGACGGGCGCGCGGGACTGGGCCGAGACCGAATGCGAACGCAGGCTCACCGCCGCGTTCGCGCACCTGCACACCGGCGGCCGAACAGGTCCCGCGGTGGACGCCCTGACCGAACTCGCGGAATTCATCGTGCGGAGGCAATGGTGA